The Triticum aestivum cultivar Chinese Spring chromosome 5A, IWGSC CS RefSeq v2.1, whole genome shotgun sequence genomic sequence AGAGTGATTTCTGACCAGAGTTCCATAAGGTTGTGAACCACATGCTAACAGTAGATGAATTCGAGGAAGGATGGAAGTACCTAATAGAGAAATACAACCTGCAAAGTCATGACTACATGACTAATTTGTACGAGATATGACACAAATGGGAAAAGCCGTATTTTAAGGGAGTTTTTTGTGCAAAGATGACTAGTACGCAGCGGAGTGAAAGCGCAAACCACATGTTGAAGAACTATGTGCCACCTGGGTGTCCAATGCATATCTTCGTGAGGAAATACATGAGTTTGATTTTTGATAGGGAATCAGAAGAGAATTATGAGGAGAAGCGGACAAAAATTGTAAGGGTTGAATGAAATACAAATTTTCAATATTATTGTTTCAGGTTTTATGTATGATGAGCTAACTAATTACTTGTTGATGCGTTGTTTGTCAGGGAAGGCCTCTTATGAGAGCAAATCTGGCGACTGAGAGACATGCTCGGAAGATTTACACGAGGGTGATGTTTGAGAAATTTGGCCACATATTATATGAGTGTGGTGCATATCAGGTGGAAGAGATTGAGAAAGGCAAAGAGTACGTGGCAATACATACTGATGCTGCAAGGAGGGAGAAATGGTGCCGAACCTCATACAAGGTCACGGTGGTTGAAGGAGGTGAGGAGTTTGACTGTGAGTGCGGGCAATTTGCACACATGGGCCTGCTGTGCAGCCATATCCTTAAGGTAATGTACATGTCCTGGGCACAGAGAATGCTCATTGGGCTTGTATGCATGACATAGAATTTATGTTCATGGCTATATGATTTTAAGTTTTCGTTAATGCAGGTGCTCGACTTCATTCGAGTGACAGAAATCCCAAATAAGCACATTGTGAAAAGGTGGACAAGGGACGCGAGAGATATACTTCCAGCCCACCTAACGCAGTACCAGAAAGACAATGCCCAGGGAAATCCATTTAGTTTCTGGCATTTCAACATGTATATGCAAGACATGGAACTTGTTAGGATGGGTGACTCAAGTGTGGCAGCATACGAGCGATTGACTACACTATTCAACCAATGTGCGGCCGAAATGAAGCCACTCACAGAGGTCAGAGATGGCCTAGGATTGGAAGACAGGTTGGCAGGTAATAATATGGTTCCGAGTGGGGTTGAAGCAGACGTCGTTCCGAGTAGGATTGAGGCAGATGCCGATGCATTCGATGCAGGAGAAGGTACACAAATGATCATCGGAAATGATGACAACATATCAGCTAATGTGTCTGTGACTAGGCTGGATAACCTTCTAGCACCAGCAAAGCGGAAGCAAGTTGGAAGGCCGACGAGCAGTAGGGAGAAGGCTCCATATGAGGGTTTAAGTAAGAGAACTAGATTTTGCGGCATATGCAGGCAGCAAGGACATAAGAGAACAACCTGCCCTAAACGAGGGGATTTACCAAAGCAACCACATAAGCCGGCGAGATGCAAGAATTGTGGGTTGAAGGACATCACAGGAATAACTGTCATAAGGCAGCGGAACTTAGGCTGCGATAATTTATATATGAGCGATGAGTGTTTTTTTTATGGAGGAGCTAAAAATGAAACAGTAGTTGCTTTTCTTTTAAGTGTAACTGAAATCTATTTGTGTGTCTCAAGTGCAAAAACTGAATTTTCCTGAATATGCAGCTGAGGAGTTTCAGTGTATCTGTTGTTCCTTCAAACAAAGATTATGCTTTAGTTTCTGAACTTAATGTGGTTGTCTGTCCGTCTCAGAATATGTTTGTGCGGACAAATGAGGTGGCATCAGTTCATGAACGAATATTAGATAATATTTGCTGCCAATCGGTGTGGCATTCAAATTTGTGTGCATGGGACGTGTACTGAAGCCATCCCTTTGCTGCAACCTACATGAGGTACATGTTTAAATGGGGTAGGCAAACTGGTGGAGTCGGCATTGAAGCCAACTGGGTGGGCTTGCGTTTCAAATTCAAAACACACGGGCGGGATAATTCAAAACACAAATGGGCAATGTTGCTACCTGAAGGGGCAGCTAGGGCCATTCAGGCTTGGGAGTTGCAGCATGAGAGCCTCAGTTCTTTCCCACGATGAGTCCTCAGTGACCGCTAGTGAGGAATTCTCAAAGGGTTGTGGCCTCTCGATGCAGGTTCATTGCCTTTCCTTAGTATACATCCAACTTAGAAATCTGCTGACAATAATTATTAGTTGAATGACCATGAAATGTAGGCAGCGGCCGAATGGGAAGCATCAGTTAACCAGGGAGATGAACCTGTGGCTGCGATAAGCGAGACTTCAGGGATTTCCACACTGTCTCTGCAGGTGGGCATGGTAAATCAGCTAATACTAGCTTAGATTGTAGCTTACATGCATGGCTATTATGTTCGCAGTCATAGCAGGTTAGTTCTAAACTGGGGAAGG encodes the following:
- the LOC123102867 gene encoding protein FAR1-RELATED SEQUENCE 1 isoform X1; the protein is MTSTQRSESANHMLKNYVPPGCPMHIFVRKYMSLIFDRESEENYEEKRTKIGRPLMRANLATERHARKIYTRVMFEKFGHILYECGAYQVEEIEKGKEYVAIHTDAARREKWCRTSYKVTVVEGGEEFDCECGQFAHMGLLCSHILKVLDFIRVTEIPNKHIVKRWTRDARDILPAHLTQYQKDNAQGNPFSFWHFNMYMQDMELVRMGDSSVAAYERLTTLFNQCAAEMKPLTEVRDGLGLEDRLAGNNMVPSGVEADVVPSRIEADADAFDAGEGTQMIIGNDDNISANVSVTRLDNLLAPAKRKQVGRPTSSREKAPYEGLSKRTRFCGICRQQGHKRTTCPKRGDLPKQPHKPARCKNCGLKDITGITVIRQRNLGCDNLYMSDECFFYGGAKNETVVAFLLSVTEIYLCVSSAKTEFS
- the LOC123102867 gene encoding uncharacterized protein isoform X2, coding for MRRSGQKLPLMRANLATERHARKIYTRVMFEKFGHILYECGAYQVEEIEKGKEYVAIHTDAARREKWCRTSYKVTVVEGGEEFDCECGQFAHMGLLCSHILKVLDFIRVTEIPNKHIVKRWTRDARDILPAHLTQYQKDNAQGNPFSFWHFNMYMQDMELVRMGDSSVAAYERLTTLFNQCAAEMKPLTEVRDGLGLEDRLAGNNMVPSGVEADVVPSRIEADADAFDAGEGTQMIIGNDDNISANVSVTRLDNLLAPAKRKQVGRPTSSREKAPYEGLSKRTRFCGICRQQGHKRTTCPKRGDLPKQPHKPARCKNCGLKDITGITVIRQRNLGCDNLYMSDECFFYGGAKNETVVAFLLSVTEIYLCVSSAKTEFS